The genomic DNA GATAATTTTCCACACATGTTCTCTAACCTCTGGTTTTACGTGGGGGTGATTGTTTATCACTCGTGAAACAGTAGAACGCGAAACTCCTGCTTTCTTGGCTACATCTTCAATGGTTGGCATTTTTGGACACCTTTTGAAATCGTTTTCAAATTTCGCCACAAGAGACCCCACCACCCCCTAAAATTTTGAGAACGCTTCCAACTATATTATACACAAAAGCTTGTCTCTTGTCAAGTGATTTCGAGGCTGTTGAAAAAATTTTTGGAGATGAGGTTTAATTATGGAGAGATAATTAGAGGCATAGGGGACATGAGCAGGGCCAAAATACCTCTAACCATGCTTACAAGTCAGCATCCCACACCTCTTTACGAAGAAAGCCCTGTTTCTATCGTCTTTCCTGGCGCAAATTAGAATCCTTAGCCACGCAATTGATACCAAAGGTGCCTGACTTCTCTACCCTGCACTATCGGGTGAGAACGCTCCCACTGGAGCAATGAGAAAAATTCAACGCCTGGCTTGACCAACAAATCCCTGCCGGTGACTCCTGGAACCTCTTTTCTTCCCCGTCCGATGGTGCCGAGGTAGTGAGGTTTGCGGAATCCCGTGTGAAAAGCATTGATTGGAGTAGCCCTTGGACCACTTTATTCAGATGAGCGGGTTCTATTCTCAAAATGGCTGAAGAAAGGGAGGAGACGGGGCGAAACGAGTCAGGGTATTTTGGAATGGGTGCGTAGTTCAGGTTAGTGGGCGGTAGTAGCAGTTCGTGATAGTTTCTAAGGCGGTGGGCTCAAGACCTATCGGCAGCGCTTTTTGGTGGAATCATGGATAGGTTCTAAATATGGCTCTAAGAGCTATATGGGGACGCCTGGTAGTGCGGAATCTGGGTTAACCCCTTTTTCAAATAGCCTCGCAGAGCCTTGACCTCTCCAAAGCCCAGTAGTATAATTAAGCGCCGTAAAGGGATTTCTTTTATCACTTTTGGGAGGAAACGAAATGATAGAAATCCGATTCCACGGGCGTGGGGGGCAGGGGGTGGTGGTCGCTTCAGAAGTCCTGGTTACTGCTGCTTTCTTAGAGGGTAAGTTTGTTCAATCTTTTCCCCTCTTTGGTGTGGAAAGGCGAGGAGCTCCCGTTATGGCCTTCGCCAGAATTTCGGATAAACCCATCCGTGCCCGCTATTCAGTCTATACCCCCGACCACATAATAATACTAGACCCGACCCTAATAGAGGCCGTAAACGTCACCGAAGGCCTCAGGGAAGGGGGGTGGGTTCTAATCAATTCGCCACACCCCCCTTCTTTTTTTCAGCCTTATTTTTCTCGCTACAGGGTGGCTACGGTGGACGCAAGCTCCATAGCTGTAGCTCATCGCCTGGGAACCTCCACTGCCCCCATTGTTAACACGGCAATCCTTGGAGCTTTCTCCAGGGTCACGGGAATTGTCGGTTTTGAGTCTCTGGCTAAAGCCATTGAAGAAGTAGTGCCTTTCAAGCCCGAGGATAACGTAGCTGCAGCTCGGGAAGCTTTTGAGAAGGCAGTCTTCTAAAGGAGGCTCCGATGGCAGGAAAAGGTAAAATCATTACCTTCCGCAGCGTTGAAGAGGTTCCCCTGGTTCCTGTTTCCTTAGCGGATACTCTTTACAATAAAACTGGTGGATGGCGTTACCTGCGCCCTGTTTATGAGGATAAAAGAGCACCGTGCGCATTCAACTGCCCTTCCGGAGAGGATATTCCCGTCTATCTTGGCCTTATCTCTCAAGGAAGATTTCTTGAAGCATGGGAGGTCATCCGCTTTGAGAACCCCTTCCCGGCTGTGACCGGCCGGGTTTGCCCTCACCCCTGCGAAACGGAATGCAACCGCAATCATTACGGGGGGGCTCTTTCTATCCACCGCCTTGAACGATTTGTAGCAGATGTGGTGGAAACGGAAGGGAAAATACCAGTGCCTTCCTTTAAACCCGAAGGCCCCAGGATTGCTGTAATTGGCTCAGGCCCGGCGGGGTTATCCTGTGCTTACCACTTAGCCCGTAAGGGATACAGGGTTACCGTGTTTGAAGCTCTCCCGGAACCCGGCGGTTTGATGCGCTACGGCATACCCGACTATCGCCTCCCTAAGGATGTGCTGATGCGAGAGATTGCCCTCATAGAGGCCCTTGGAGTGGAAATACGCACCGGGATGAAATTGGGCGGGAACCTCTCCTGGGGGGATTTGCGGGATTATGCCGCCGTCTTTCTGGCGGTAGGTTTCTCCAGAAACCGACCGCTGGAGATTCCGGGTGAAAATGCGAAAGGGGTGATACCAGCTCTGGAATTCCTTAAAACCCTTAACCTCGAGGGGCCTGGAGCCTTGAGAGAGCTATCCGGTAAGAAGGTGGCAGTGATCGGAGGAGGGAACTCGGCTATGGATGCTGCCCGCTCTGCCCTTCGTCTCGGCGCTGAAGTGACCATTTACTACCGGCGAACCAGAGAGGAAATGCCTGCTATCCCCGCCGAGATAGAAGAAGCCGAGGAAGAAGGCATCAGAATGGAGTTCCTCACAGCACCGATAGAAGTTATAACCATGAATGGCAGAGCTAAAGGAGCTCGTTTCATAAGAATGCGTCTTGGAGAGCCTGATGCTTCCGGAAGACCACGCCCAATCCCCGTGCCAGGCTCCGAATTCACAGTGGATCTGGATTACATAATCCCCGCCGTAGGGCAGGAAGCCGACTGGGGTTTCCTGGATGGCATTGAGGAGCTGAAAGTGGAAAGAGGACGGATTAAGGCTGAGCTTTCTACCCTCGCCGCTCACCGCATCTTCGCCGGAGGGGATATTGTCACGGGGTTCGGCACGGTTACCCACGCTATAGGTTCGGGCAAGAGGGCAGCCTTAGCCATAGACCGGTTCCTGAGGGGAGAAACCCTTACGGACTTCCCACCGTTTGAGAGAAATGTCTACGCTGTCGTGAGGCCTATATCCGAAGTCATAGTGCGCTTTGAGGATTTGAACCTTGCCTACTACCGGTGGGAAGAGCCTCTGCCTCCAAAGCATATCCCTCTTGAAAGAAGGCGTTCCTCCTTTGAAGAGGTAAACGTTGGCCTCAGTGTGGAGGAGGCCGTCAAAGAAGCTGGAAGGTGCTTCGTATGTGGGACCTGCGTAATGTGCGATAATTGCCTTATCTTCTGCCCCGACAGGGCTATAAGCCGGAAGGGCAATGAATTCGGTTACGAGATAGATTACGATTACTGCAAAGGTTGCGGGGTATGCGTCAGTGAGTGCCCCCGCGATGCTTTATCGCTTAAAGAGGAAATATTGTTTATAGGTCAAAGGCGAGAAGGCGTTCGCGCGGGTGGGTAAAATCAGGGGCAGGTATAGGTCGGAATATTTTGCTCTGGAAAGACCCCAAGAGGGCGACCTTGGCCAGTGCTACAAAGGAGGGAACCAGTATGAAAAAAGTGATAACAGGCAATAGAGCCGTGGCTTACGGTGCCAAACTTTCAAGGGTTCAGGTCATAGCTGCTTATCCCATTACCCCCCAAACCACCATTATTGAATACCTGGCCGATTTATGTGCCAGTGGAGAGCTTAAAGCTGAATTTATCAAAGTAGAGTCGGAGCATTCAGCTCTGGCAGCATGTGTGGGAGCTTCGGTTACAGGGGCCAGGACTTTCACCGCTACCTCTGGACAGGGCCTTTTGCTCATGCATGAAATTATCCATTGGGCGGCAGGGGCTCGCCTCCCTGTAGTCATGGCTGTCGTCAACAGGGCAATTGCTCCAGGCTGGAACATATGGACCGAACAGAACGATACCCTCTCTCAACGGGATACCGGCTGGATGCAATTCTACACTGAGAGCAATCAGGAGGTTCTTGACACGGTGATCCAGGCTTACAAAGTGGCCGAAAGGGTTTCCCTCCCAGCCATGGTCATCTTGGACGCTTTCGTCCTTTCCCACACTTCTGAAATTGTGGACATTCCACCTCAGGAAATGGTGGATGAATATCTGCCGCCCTATCAGCCTCAGTATAAGCTGGATGTTGACGACCCGAAAGCTTTCGGGGGCCTTGTGTATCCGGCCGATTGGACTGAACTCCGCTACAAGATCCAGCAGGCTCACCAACAAGCTATTGAAGTCGCCAGAGAAGCTGATAGGGAATATGGCGAGCTCTTCGGTCGTTCCTATGGTTTGGTGGAAAAATATCCTCAGGATGAGGCTGAGGTAATTCTGGTAACCTCCGGCACGGTAACCAGCACAGCTCGGGATGTGATTGACCATTGGCGAGCGAGAGGGCAGAAAGTTAGTCTCCTCAAAGTGCGGCTTTTCCGGCCTTTCCCGGTTGAAGATCTGCGCAGGGCCCTTGAGGGGGCTGAAAAGGTAGCGGTTATTGACCGAAATTTCTCTTTCGGGCACGGTGGAATTTTCGCTCAGGAGATAAAATCTGCCCTTTACATGAATTCCCATCGTCCGACCCTTTTCTCCTTTATAGCGGGCCTTGGGGGCCGGGATATAACCCCCGCTACCGTAGAAAAGGTGCTAAATTACACCGTTTCCCGCGACCGTCCGGAGGAAGAGGCCATCTGGATTGACTTGAAAAAATGATCAGGAGGAGTGTTATGGAAACTTACCCTCGCCCGAGGTTAGAGCCAAATTACAGATTGCCTGAGGAAGAACTCCTTAAGCCGGGGCACATGGCATGCCCCGGTTGTGGGG from Anaerolineae bacterium includes the following:
- a CDS encoding 2-oxoacid:acceptor oxidoreductase family protein produces the protein MIEIRFHGRGGQGVVVASEVLVTAAFLEGKFVQSFPLFGVERRGAPVMAFARISDKPIRARYSVYTPDHIIILDPTLIEAVNVTEGLREGGWVLINSPHPPSFFQPYFSRYRVATVDASSIAVAHRLGTSTAPIVNTAILGAFSRVTGIVGFESLAKAIEEVVPFKPEDNVAAAREAFEKAVF
- the porA gene encoding pyruvate ferredoxin oxidoreductase, which gives rise to MKKVITGNRAVAYGAKLSRVQVIAAYPITPQTTIIEYLADLCASGELKAEFIKVESEHSALAACVGASVTGARTFTATSGQGLLLMHEIIHWAAGARLPVVMAVVNRAIAPGWNIWTEQNDTLSQRDTGWMQFYTESNQEVLDTVIQAYKVAERVSLPAMVILDAFVLSHTSEIVDIPPQEMVDEYLPPYQPQYKLDVDDPKAFGGLVYPADWTELRYKIQQAHQQAIEVAREADREYGELFGRSYGLVEKYPQDEAEVILVTSGTVTSTARDVIDHWRARGQKVSLLKVRLFRPFPVEDLRRALEGAEKVAVIDRNFSFGHGGIFAQEIKSALYMNSHRPTLFSFIAGLGGRDITPATVEKVLNYTVSRDRPEEEAIWIDLKK
- a CDS encoding NAD(P)-binding protein — its product is MAGKGKIITFRSVEEVPLVPVSLADTLYNKTGGWRYLRPVYEDKRAPCAFNCPSGEDIPVYLGLISQGRFLEAWEVIRFENPFPAVTGRVCPHPCETECNRNHYGGALSIHRLERFVADVVETEGKIPVPSFKPEGPRIAVIGSGPAGLSCAYHLARKGYRVTVFEALPEPGGLMRYGIPDYRLPKDVLMREIALIEALGVEIRTGMKLGGNLSWGDLRDYAAVFLAVGFSRNRPLEIPGENAKGVIPALEFLKTLNLEGPGALRELSGKKVAVIGGGNSAMDAARSALRLGAEVTIYYRRTREEMPAIPAEIEEAEEEGIRMEFLTAPIEVITMNGRAKGARFIRMRLGEPDASGRPRPIPVPGSEFTVDLDYIIPAVGQEADWGFLDGIEELKVERGRIKAELSTLAAHRIFAGGDIVTGFGTVTHAIGSGKRAALAIDRFLRGETLTDFPPFERNVYAVVRPISEVIVRFEDLNLAYYRWEEPLPPKHIPLERRRSSFEEVNVGLSVEEAVKEAGRCFVCGTCVMCDNCLIFCPDRAISRKGNEFGYEIDYDYCKGCGVCVSECPRDALSLKEEILFIGQRREGVRAGG